The following coding sequences are from one Streptomyces sp. V3I7 window:
- a CDS encoding Cof-type HAD-IIB family hydrolase, with amino-acid sequence MRENDAVTSATRQPETPASTQLSTSLHQGNASALRPRLIATDLDGTLLRDDKSVSPRTVAALAAAEAAGIEVFFVTGRPARWMDVVSDHVHGHGLAICGNGAAVVDLHGGPGNHRFVKVRELARENALDAVRLLREAVPGTMYAVEQTYGFHQEPAYPKLHMELPDKLLPAEELLAADGPSADQPVLKILAYHLELDPDLFLARARLAIGDRANVTRSSPSALLEISGPGVSKASTLALCCAEHGISREEVVAFGDMPNDVEMLTWAGRSYAMGNAHPDVIAAASGRTVANNEDGVAVVIEQLLAERA; translated from the coding sequence ATGCGTGAGAATGACGCGGTGACCTCAGCGACCCGACAGCCCGAGACCCCGGCCTCCACTCAGCTCTCGACCTCGCTCCACCAGGGAAACGCCTCCGCCCTCCGGCCGCGGCTGATCGCCACCGACCTCGACGGCACGCTGCTGCGCGACGACAAGTCGGTCTCCCCGCGCACGGTCGCCGCGCTGGCCGCCGCCGAGGCAGCCGGCATCGAGGTCTTCTTCGTCACCGGCCGCCCCGCCCGCTGGATGGACGTCGTCAGCGACCATGTCCACGGTCACGGCCTGGCGATCTGCGGCAACGGAGCCGCGGTGGTCGATCTGCACGGCGGCCCCGGCAACCACCGGTTCGTGAAGGTGCGCGAGCTGGCCCGGGAGAACGCCCTCGACGCCGTGCGGCTGCTGCGCGAGGCCGTGCCGGGCACGATGTACGCGGTCGAGCAGACCTACGGCTTCCACCAGGAGCCGGCGTATCCCAAGCTGCACATGGAGCTCCCGGACAAGCTCCTGCCCGCGGAGGAGCTGCTGGCCGCCGACGGCCCCAGCGCCGACCAGCCGGTCCTGAAGATCCTGGCCTACCACCTGGAACTCGATCCCGACCTCTTCCTCGCCCGCGCCCGCCTCGCCATCGGCGACCGTGCCAATGTCACCCGCTCCAGCCCCAGCGCGCTGCTGGAGATCAGCGGTCCCGGCGTCTCCAAGGCCAGCACGCTCGCCCTGTGCTGTGCGGAGCACGGCATCTCGCGCGAGGAGGTCGTCGCCTTCGGGGACATGCCCAACGATGTCGAGATGCTGACGTGGGCGGGCCGGTCGTACGCGATGGGCAACGCGCACCCGGACGTGATCGCGGCCGCATCGGGCCGTACGGTCGCCAACAACGAGGACGGCGTGGCGGTCGTCATCGAGCAACTGCTGGCGGAGCGGGCGTAA
- a CDS encoding cytochrome ubiquinol oxidase subunit I, with protein MELALAPETLARWQFGITTVYHFFFVPLTISLAALTAGLQTAWVRTENEKYLRATKFWGKLFLINIAMGVVTGIVQEFQFGMNWSAYSRFVGDVFGAPLALEALIAFFFESTFIGLWIFGWDKLPKRIHLGCIWMVSLGTLLSAYFILAANSWMQHPVGYRLDKAKGRAELIDFWQVLTQNTALTQAFHTLTASFLTGGAFMVGIACFHLLRKKHVRVMKTSLRLGLVTVVVAGLLTSVSGDLLGKVMFKQQPMKMAAAEALWDGQDSAPFSVFAYGDVSKGHNSVELTVPGLLSFLAADNFSAYVPGINDTNKAEREKYGPGDYRPVIPVTFWGFRWMIGFGMTSFAIGLVGLWLTRRKFLLPEHLRVGEDEVPHLVLFRNKALGPKLTTWYWRIAIWTLAFPLIANSWGWIFTEMGRQPWVVYGVLRTRDAASPGVSQGEVLTSMLVFTVLYAVLAVVEVKLLVKYVKAGPPELSEDDLNPPTRVGGDPRGADKPMAFSY; from the coding sequence GTGGAGTTGGCGTTGGCGCCGGAGACACTGGCGCGCTGGCAGTTCGGTATCACGACCGTCTATCACTTCTTCTTCGTCCCCCTGACCATCTCCCTGGCCGCTCTCACCGCCGGTCTGCAGACCGCATGGGTGCGCACGGAGAACGAGAAGTACCTCAGGGCGACCAAGTTCTGGGGCAAGCTCTTCCTGATCAACATCGCGATGGGTGTCGTCACCGGCATCGTGCAGGAGTTCCAGTTCGGCATGAACTGGTCGGCCTACTCGCGCTTCGTGGGTGACGTCTTCGGTGCTCCGCTCGCCCTGGAGGCGCTGATCGCGTTCTTCTTCGAGTCCACCTTCATCGGCCTGTGGATCTTCGGCTGGGACAAGCTGCCCAAGCGGATCCACCTGGGCTGCATATGGATGGTCTCGCTCGGCACGCTGCTGTCCGCGTACTTCATCCTCGCGGCGAACTCGTGGATGCAGCACCCGGTCGGCTACCGGCTCGACAAGGCGAAGGGGCGCGCCGAACTCATCGACTTCTGGCAGGTCCTGACCCAGAACACGGCGCTGACGCAGGCGTTCCACACGCTCACCGCGTCCTTCCTGACCGGTGGCGCGTTCATGGTCGGCATCGCCTGCTTCCACCTGCTGCGCAAGAAGCACGTCCGCGTGATGAAGACGTCGCTGCGGCTCGGTCTGGTGACCGTGGTCGTCGCCGGCCTGCTCACCTCGGTCAGCGGCGACCTGCTGGGCAAGGTCATGTTCAAGCAGCAGCCGATGAAGATGGCCGCCGCCGAGGCCCTGTGGGACGGCCAGGACTCCGCGCCGTTCTCGGTCTTCGCCTACGGCGATGTCAGCAAGGGTCACAACTCCGTCGAACTGACCGTCCCCGGGCTGCTGTCCTTCCTGGCCGCCGACAACTTCAGCGCGTACGTCCCCGGCATCAACGACACCAACAAGGCCGAGCGGGAGAAGTACGGTCCCGGCGACTACCGGCCCGTCATCCCGGTCACCTTCTGGGGATTTCGCTGGATGATCGGTTTCGGCATGACGTCCTTCGCGATCGGCCTGGTGGGCCTGTGGCTGACCCGCAGGAAGTTCCTGCTGCCGGAGCACCTGAGGGTCGGCGAGGACGAGGTGCCGCACCTGGTCCTGTTCCGGAACAAGGCGCTCGGCCCGAAGCTCACCACCTGGTACTGGCGCATCGCGATCTGGACCCTGGCCTTCCCGCTGATCGCCAACTCCTGGGGCTGGATCTTCACCGAGATGGGCCGTCAGCCCTGGGTCGTGTACGGCGTGCTGCGCACCCGTGACGCGGCCTCCCCCGGTGTCTCCCAGGGCGAGGTCCTCACCTCGATGCTCGTCTTCACCGTGCTGTACGCCGTCCTCGCCGTCGTCGAGGTCAAGCTGCTCGTCAAGTACGTCAAGGCCGGTCCTCCCGAGCTCAGCGAGGACGACCTCAACCCGCCCACGAGGGTGGGCGGCGACCCCCGGGGCGCCGACAAGCCGATGGCCTTCTCGTACTAG
- a CDS encoding ABC transporter ATP-binding protein yields MIATESLSKRFPRVTALDRLSVDVGPGVTGLVGANGAGKSTLIKILLGLSPATEGGARVLGLDVATEGAAIRERVGYMPEHDCLPPDVSATEFVVHMARMSGLPPTAARERTADTLRHVGLYEERYRPIGGYSTGMKQRVKLAQALVHDPQLVFLDEPTNGLDPVGRDDMLGLIRRIHTDFGISVLVTSHLLGELERTCDHVVVIDGGKLLRSSSTTDFTQTTTTLAIEVTDSDEHPDGTRAVRDALHARGVDTHDDGSGLPGAGHVLLLTASGEETYDLVRDVVADLGLGLVRMEQRRHHISEVFRSDDGQGEREQSEQGKEAVRHAG; encoded by the coding sequence GTGATCGCGACCGAAAGCCTGAGCAAGCGGTTCCCCCGGGTGACCGCGCTTGACCGGCTCTCCGTGGACGTCGGACCCGGTGTGACCGGGCTCGTCGGCGCCAACGGGGCCGGCAAGTCCACACTGATCAAGATCCTGCTGGGTCTGTCCCCCGCCACCGAGGGCGGCGCACGCGTCCTCGGCCTCGATGTCGCCACCGAGGGCGCCGCCATCCGGGAGCGGGTCGGCTACATGCCGGAGCACGACTGCCTGCCGCCTGACGTCTCGGCCACCGAGTTCGTCGTGCACATGGCCCGCATGTCCGGCCTGCCGCCGACCGCCGCGCGTGAGCGCACCGCGGACACCCTGCGCCATGTGGGCCTGTACGAGGAGCGCTACCGCCCCATCGGCGGCTACTCGACCGGCATGAAGCAGCGCGTGAAGCTGGCCCAGGCGCTCGTCCACGACCCGCAGCTGGTCTTCCTGGACGAGCCCACCAACGGCCTCGACCCGGTCGGCCGCGACGACATGCTCGGCCTGATCCGCCGCATCCACACCGACTTCGGCATCTCGGTCCTGGTCACCTCCCATCTGCTGGGCGAGCTGGAGCGCACCTGCGACCACGTCGTCGTCATCGACGGCGGCAAGCTGCTGCGCTCCAGCTCCACCACCGACTTCACGCAGACCACGACCACCCTCGCGATCGAGGTCACCGACAGCGACGAGCACCCCGACGGCACCCGCGCGGTCCGTGACGCGCTCCACGCGCGCGGGGTGGACACGCACGACGACGGCAGCGGGCTGCCCGGTGCCGGACACGTCCTGCTGCTCACCGCCTCCGGCGAGGAGACGTACGACCTCGTCCGAGACGTGGTCGCCGACCTCGGCCTCGGCCTGGTGCGCATGGAACAGCGCCGGCACCACATCTCGGAGGTCTTCCGGAGCGACGACGGGCAAGGGGAACGTGAACAGAGCGAGCAGGGAAAGGAGGCGGTCCGCCATGCCGGTTGA
- a CDS encoding ABC transporter ATP-binding protein codes for MTTLSLDHVSRWFGNVVAVNDITMTIGPGVTGLLGPNGAGKSTLINMMGGFLAPSTGTVTLDGKPVWRNEDIYRHIGIVPEREAMYDFLTGREFVLANAELHGLGGKAAQRALATVEMEYAQDRKIATYSKGMRQRVKMASALVHDPSLLLLDEPFNGMDPRQRMQLMDLLRRMGDEGRTVLFSSHILEEVEQLARHIEVVVAGRHAASGDFRKIRRLMTDRPHRYVVRSSDDRALAAALIADPSTSGIEVDHAEGALRVQAVDFGRFTALLPRVARDHGIRLLTVSPSDESLESVFSYLVAA; via the coding sequence GTGACCACTCTCTCCCTCGACCACGTCTCCCGCTGGTTCGGCAACGTGGTGGCGGTCAACGACATCACCATGACGATCGGCCCCGGCGTCACCGGCCTGCTCGGCCCCAACGGCGCCGGGAAGTCCACCCTCATCAACATGATGGGCGGCTTCCTCGCCCCCTCCACCGGCACGGTCACCCTCGACGGCAAGCCGGTGTGGCGCAACGAGGACATCTACCGGCACATCGGCATCGTCCCCGAGCGCGAGGCGATGTACGACTTCCTCACCGGCCGCGAATTCGTCCTCGCCAACGCCGAGTTGCACGGCCTCGGCGGCAAGGCGGCCCAACGCGCCCTGGCCACGGTGGAGATGGAGTACGCGCAGGACCGGAAGATCGCCACGTACTCCAAGGGCATGCGCCAGCGCGTGAAGATGGCGAGCGCGCTCGTCCACGACCCGTCCCTGCTGCTGCTCGACGAGCCGTTCAACGGCATGGACCCGCGCCAGCGCATGCAACTCATGGACCTGCTGAGGCGGATGGGCGACGAGGGCCGCACGGTGCTGTTCTCGTCGCACATCCTGGAGGAGGTCGAGCAGCTCGCCCGGCACATCGAGGTCGTCGTGGCGGGCCGGCACGCGGCCAGCGGCGACTTCCGAAAGATCCGCCGGCTGATGACCGACCGGCCGCACCGCTACGTGGTCCGCTCCAGCGACGACCGCGCGCTCGCGGCGGCGCTGATCGCCGACCCGTCGACGTCCGGCATCGAGGTCGACCACGCGGAGGGCGCCCTGCGCGTCCAGGCCGTCGACTTCGGCCGCTTCACCGCCCTGCTGCCGAGGGTCGCCCGCGACCACGGCATCCGGCTGCTCACGGTCTCGCCGTCCGACGAGTCCCTCGAGTCAGTCTTCTCGTATCTCGTCGCGGCGTAG
- a CDS encoding HAD family hydrolase — translation MTEADGFPYKIIATDLDGTLLRSDGSVSERTRDALAAAAEAGAAHIVVTGRAVPYTRHILDALGYQGLAVCAQGAQVYDAGQHRLLTAVTLDRQLAGVALAKIEAEVGPLHLAASRAGLDGDVLVGPGYAPVGHLPATPFTDASDLWAAPLNKIYIQHPTLSDDELTEVARTVAGGFVTVAMAGAGIVELLPLGLSKATGLSLAARRLGLKGTPSIAFGDMPNDIPMFGWATYGVAMADAHEELKAVADEVTSSHEEDGIAVVLERLLNR, via the coding sequence GTGACCGAGGCCGACGGCTTCCCCTACAAGATCATCGCGACCGACCTCGACGGAACGCTCCTGCGCTCCGACGGGTCGGTCTCCGAGCGCACCCGTGACGCGCTCGCGGCGGCCGCCGAGGCGGGCGCCGCGCACATCGTCGTCACCGGCCGCGCCGTCCCCTACACCCGGCACATCCTCGACGCCCTCGGCTATCAGGGCCTCGCCGTGTGCGCCCAGGGCGCCCAGGTGTACGACGCCGGGCAGCACCGCCTGCTGACGGCCGTGACCCTGGACCGGCAGCTCGCGGGCGTGGCCCTGGCGAAGATCGAGGCGGAGGTCGGCCCGCTGCACCTGGCGGCGAGCCGGGCGGGGCTGGACGGCGACGTGCTGGTCGGACCGGGCTACGCGCCCGTCGGCCACCTCCCGGCGACCCCGTTCACCGACGCGTCCGATCTGTGGGCCGCGCCGCTGAACAAGATCTACATCCAGCATCCGACGCTGTCGGACGACGAGTTGACCGAGGTCGCCCGCACGGTCGCCGGTGGCTTCGTCACGGTGGCGATGGCCGGCGCGGGGATCGTGGAGCTGCTGCCGCTGGGTCTGTCCAAGGCGACGGGACTGTCGCTGGCGGCCCGTCGGCTCGGCCTGAAGGGCACCCCGTCGATCGCCTTCGGCGACATGCCCAACGACATCCCGATGTTCGGCTGGGCGACGTACGGCGTGGCGATGGCGGACGCCCACGAGGAACTCAAGGCGGTGGCCGACGAGGTGACGTCCTCCCACGAGGAGGACGGGATCGCGGTGGTGCTGGAGCGGTTGCTGAACCGCTGA
- a CDS encoding ABC transporter permease gives MQRTQPAQTTAASAGDQSRIHNIGYRGYDGPRLGRSYATRSLYSQSLRGAYGLGRSVKSKVLPMLLFAVMCVPAAIMVAVAVATKAKELPVDYTRYAIMMQAVISLYVASQAPQSVSRDLRFRTIPLYFSRPIEIADYVRAKYAALASALFILTAVPLVVLYVGALLAKLDFAHQTEGFAEGLVSVALLSLLFAGIGLVIAAVTPRRGFGIAAVIAVLTISYGAVSTLQAISDAQGSTGAIPWIGLFSPITLIDGLQSAFLGATSAAPGGVGPSHAQGVVYVLVLLGLIAACYGLLIRRYKKVGL, from the coding sequence ATGCAGCGCACGCAGCCCGCGCAGACGACGGCAGCGTCGGCGGGTGACCAGAGCCGGATCCACAACATCGGCTACCGCGGCTACGACGGCCCGCGCCTCGGCCGCTCCTACGCCACCCGCTCCCTGTACTCGCAGTCCCTGCGCGGCGCCTACGGCCTCGGCCGCTCGGTGAAGTCCAAGGTGCTGCCGATGCTGCTGTTCGCCGTGATGTGCGTGCCCGCGGCCATCATGGTGGCCGTGGCCGTCGCCACCAAGGCGAAGGAACTACCCGTCGACTACACGCGCTACGCGATCATGATGCAGGCCGTCATCAGCCTGTACGTCGCCTCGCAGGCGCCCCAGTCCGTCTCGCGCGACCTGCGCTTTCGGACCATCCCGCTGTACTTCTCGCGGCCCATCGAGATCGCCGACTACGTGCGCGCCAAGTACGCCGCGCTGGCCTCGGCGCTGTTCATCCTGACCGCCGTCCCCCTGGTCGTGCTCTACGTGGGCGCGCTGCTGGCCAAGCTCGACTTCGCGCACCAGACCGAGGGATTCGCCGAGGGACTGGTCTCCGTGGCCCTGCTCTCGCTGCTGTTCGCCGGCATCGGCCTGGTCATCGCGGCCGTCACCCCGCGCCGCGGCTTCGGCATCGCCGCCGTGATCGCGGTGTTGACCATCTCCTACGGCGCGGTCTCCACGCTCCAGGCCATCTCCGACGCCCAGGGCAGCACCGGCGCGATCCCGTGGATCGGCCTGTTCTCGCCGATCACGCTGATCGACGGTCTCCAGAGCGCCTTCCTCGGCGCGACCTCCGCCGCCCCCGGCGGCGTGGGCCCCTCGCACGCGCAGGGCGTGGTCTACGTCCTCGTCCTCCTCGGCCTGATCGCCGCCTGCTACGGCCTTCTGATCCGCCGCTACAAGAAGGTGGGGCTGTGA
- a CDS encoding LLM class flavin-dependent oxidoreductase: MSLRLSTVILPYRRWHEGGRAAWQRAEELGFHAGYTYDHLSWRSFRDGPWFGAIPTLTAAAGVTERLRLGTLVTSPNFRHPVTLAKELISLDDVSGGRVTLGIGAGGTGFDATALGQEPWTPRERADRFAEFVTLLDRLLTEDGPDGVSYSGEFYSAHEARNIPGCVQRPRLPLAVAATGPRGMRLAVQHGQAWVTTGDPRLYESGTPEQSRQALRDQVEKLRKAGAEAGRDTDALHKILLTGFTPDRSRPLESLDAFVDFAGRHREIGFDEIVIHWPIPDSDFAADQDVFERIATEALAQLG; encoded by the coding sequence ATGAGTCTGCGCCTGAGCACCGTGATCCTCCCGTACCGCCGCTGGCACGAGGGGGGCCGTGCGGCATGGCAGCGCGCGGAGGAGCTCGGGTTCCATGCCGGGTACACCTACGACCACCTCTCCTGGCGTTCGTTCCGGGACGGCCCGTGGTTCGGTGCCATCCCGACGCTGACGGCCGCCGCGGGGGTCACCGAGCGGCTGCGGCTGGGCACGCTCGTCACGTCGCCCAACTTCCGGCACCCCGTGACCCTCGCCAAGGAGCTGATCTCCCTGGACGACGTCTCCGGCGGCCGGGTCACGCTCGGCATCGGGGCGGGCGGCACGGGCTTCGACGCCACCGCGCTCGGCCAGGAGCCGTGGACCCCGCGCGAGCGGGCCGACCGTTTCGCCGAGTTCGTCACGCTGCTCGACCGGCTGCTGACCGAGGACGGCCCGGACGGGGTCTCGTACTCCGGTGAGTTCTACTCGGCGCACGAGGCGCGCAACATCCCCGGCTGTGTGCAGCGCCCCCGGCTGCCGCTGGCCGTGGCCGCCACCGGCCCGCGCGGGATGCGGCTCGCCGTGCAGCACGGGCAGGCGTGGGTGACCACCGGCGATCCCAGGCTGTACGAGTCGGGCACGCCCGAGCAGTCCCGCCAGGCCCTGCGCGACCAGGTCGAGAAGCTCCGCAAGGCGGGAGCCGAGGCGGGACGGGACACCGATGCCCTGCACAAGATCCTGCTCACCGGTTTCACGCCGGACCGGAGCCGCCCGCTGGAGTCGCTCGACGCCTTCGTGGACTTCGCCGGCCGGCACCGGGAGATCGGGTTCGACGAGATCGTCATCCACTGGCCGATCCCGGACTCGGACTTCGCCGCGGACCAGGACGTCTTCGAGCGCATCGCCACGGAGGCCCTCGCCCAGCTCGGCTGA
- the serS gene encoding serine--tRNA ligase, whose protein sequence is MIDLRLLREDPDRVRASQRARGEDVALVDALLSADERRRSSGVRFDELRAEQKSLGKLIPKASADEKAELLKRAEQLKADVKAADAERDAADTETQELLLRLGNLVYPDVPVGGEEDFVTLETHGTIRDFGAEGFEPKDHLELGQILGAIDVERGAKVSGSRFYFLTGVGALLELALVNAAMAQATAAGFTPMLTPALVRPQSMAGTGFLGQAAQDVYHLDKDDLYLVGTSEVPLAAYHMDEIIDADKLPLRYAGFSPCFRREAGSHGKDTRGIFRVHQFDKVEMFSYVSPGDSEAEHRRLLEWEKEWLTSLELPFRVIDVATGDLGASAARKFDCEAWIPTQGKYRELTSTSDCTEFQSRRLSIRVRDGKQVKPLATLNGTLCAVPRTIVALLENHQLPDGSVYVPKVLRPYLGGREVLEPVTK, encoded by the coding sequence GTGATTGACCTTCGCCTGCTCCGTGAGGACCCCGACCGTGTGCGCGCGTCCCAGCGCGCCCGTGGAGAGGACGTCGCGCTCGTCGACGCTCTCCTGTCCGCCGACGAACGGCGCAGGTCGTCCGGCGTCCGCTTCGACGAGCTGCGCGCCGAGCAGAAGTCGCTCGGCAAGCTCATCCCCAAGGCCTCCGCGGACGAGAAGGCCGAACTGCTCAAGCGCGCCGAGCAGCTCAAGGCCGATGTGAAGGCCGCCGACGCCGAGCGCGACGCGGCCGACACCGAAACCCAGGAACTGCTCCTGCGGCTCGGCAACCTCGTCTACCCCGACGTGCCCGTCGGCGGCGAGGAGGACTTCGTCACGCTGGAGACGCACGGCACGATCCGCGACTTCGGCGCCGAGGGCTTCGAGCCCAAGGACCACCTGGAGCTCGGCCAGATCCTCGGCGCGATCGACGTCGAGCGCGGCGCCAAGGTCTCCGGCTCCCGCTTCTACTTCCTCACCGGCGTCGGCGCCCTGCTGGAGCTCGCCCTGGTGAACGCGGCGATGGCGCAGGCCACGGCCGCCGGCTTCACGCCGATGCTGACCCCCGCGCTGGTCCGCCCGCAGTCCATGGCCGGCACCGGCTTCCTCGGCCAGGCGGCCCAGGACGTCTACCACCTCGACAAGGACGACCTCTACCTGGTCGGCACGTCCGAGGTGCCGCTCGCGGCGTACCACATGGACGAGATCATCGACGCCGACAAGCTGCCGCTGCGCTACGCGGGCTTCTCGCCCTGCTTCCGCCGCGAGGCCGGCTCGCACGGCAAGGACACGCGCGGCATCTTCCGTGTCCACCAGTTCGACAAGGTCGAGATGTTCTCCTACGTCTCCCCCGGCGACTCGGAGGCGGAGCACCGGCGCCTGCTGGAGTGGGAGAAGGAGTGGCTGACCTCGCTGGAGCTGCCGTTCCGCGTCATCGACGTCGCCACCGGTGACCTCGGCGCCTCGGCCGCCCGCAAGTTCGACTGCGAGGCGTGGATCCCGACCCAGGGCAAGTACCGCGAGCTGACCTCGACCTCGGACTGCACCGAGTTCCAGTCCCGCCGCCTGTCGATCCGCGTCCGCGACGGCAAGCAGGTCAAGCCGCTGGCCACGCTCAACGGCACCCTGTGCGCCGTACCGCGCACGATCGTGGCGCTGCTGGAGAACCACCAGCTGCCCGACGGCTCCGTGTACGTCCCCAAGGTGCTGCGCCCCTACCTGGGCGGCCGGGAGGTCCTGGAGCCGGTGACCAAGTGA
- the cydB gene encoding cytochrome d ubiquinol oxidase subunit II: MELHDVWFVLIAVLWTGYFFLEGFDFGVGILTKVLARGRTEKRVLINTIGPVWDGNEVWLLTAGGGTFAAFPEWYATLFSGFYLPFLVILVCLIVRGVGFEYRAKRPEENWQRTWETAIFWTSLIPAFLWGVVFGNIARGVKIDGRFEYVGTVADLFHPYALLGGLVTLTLFTFHGAVFTALKTVGDIRERARKLALRVGLVTAVLASAFLLWTQAGRGDRMSLVALVVAVAALVAALVANQVAREGWSFAFSGLAVVATVAMLFLSLFPDVMPSSLNGDWSLTVTNASSSPYTLKIMTWCAGIATPLVLLYQGWTYWVFRKRIGTQHIAPEVAH, encoded by the coding sequence ATGGAACTGCACGATGTCTGGTTCGTTCTCATAGCCGTCCTGTGGACCGGCTACTTCTTCCTGGAGGGCTTCGACTTCGGGGTCGGCATCCTCACCAAGGTCCTCGCCCGCGGCCGGACCGAGAAGCGGGTGCTGATCAACACCATCGGCCCGGTCTGGGACGGCAACGAGGTCTGGCTGCTCACGGCCGGCGGTGGGACTTTCGCCGCCTTCCCCGAGTGGTACGCCACCCTCTTCTCCGGCTTCTACCTGCCCTTCCTGGTCATCCTGGTCTGCCTGATCGTCCGGGGCGTCGGCTTCGAGTACCGGGCGAAGCGGCCCGAGGAGAACTGGCAGCGCACCTGGGAGACGGCGATCTTCTGGACCTCGCTGATCCCGGCGTTCCTGTGGGGTGTGGTGTTCGGCAACATCGCTCGGGGCGTGAAGATCGACGGGCGCTTCGAGTACGTCGGCACCGTGGCTGACCTGTTCCATCCCTACGCCCTGCTCGGCGGCCTGGTGACGCTCACGCTGTTCACCTTCCACGGAGCGGTGTTCACCGCGCTGAAGACCGTCGGCGACATCCGGGAGCGGGCGCGGAAGCTGGCGCTGCGGGTCGGTCTCGTCACGGCCGTGCTGGCATCGGCCTTCCTGCTGTGGACGCAAGCTGGCCGCGGTGACCGCATGAGCCTGGTGGCCCTGGTGGTGGCCGTCGCCGCACTGGTCGCCGCCCTGGTGGCGAATCAGGTGGCGCGTGAGGGGTGGTCGTTCGCGTTCTCGGGCCTTGCCGTCGTGGCGACCGTGGCGATGCTCTTCCTGTCGCTCTTCCCGGACGTCATGCCGTCCTCGCTCAACGGCGACTGGAGCCTCACGGTCACCAACGCGTCGTCCAGCCCGTACACCCTGAAGATCATGACCTGGTGCGCGGGGATCGCCACACCGCTGGTGCTGCTCTACCAGGGGTGGACGTACTGGGTGTTCCGCAAGCGGATCGGGACGCAGCACATCGCCCCTGAGGTGGCTCACTGA
- a CDS encoding ABC transporter permease subunit — protein sequence MYDPTVARLTYRALLGRRRALILGALPLLLIVISVAVRALTGADDQTAADILGGLALATMVPIIGVIAGTGAIGPEIDDGSVVYLLSKPLKRPTIIFTKLIVAIAVTMVFSAVPTLLAGLILNGNGQQIAVAYTVAALVASIAYAALFLLLGTVSRHAVVLGLVYALVWEALFGSLVPGARTLSVQQWSLAVAHKVAGGDLVTSDVGLPTATVLLVVVTVLATWFAGQKLRSLTLAGEE from the coding sequence ATGTACGACCCCACAGTCGCCCGGCTCACCTACCGGGCCCTGCTCGGCCGACGCCGCGCCCTCATCCTCGGCGCGCTCCCGCTGCTGCTGATCGTGATCTCCGTGGCGGTACGCGCCCTGACCGGCGCCGACGACCAGACGGCGGCGGACATCCTGGGCGGGCTGGCGCTCGCCACCATGGTGCCGATCATCGGTGTCATCGCGGGCACCGGCGCGATCGGCCCGGAGATCGACGACGGCTCGGTGGTGTATCTGCTGTCCAAGCCGCTGAAGCGGCCGACGATCATCTTCACCAAGCTGATCGTGGCGATCGCGGTGACCATGGTGTTCTCGGCGGTGCCGACCCTGCTCGCGGGCCTGATCCTGAACGGCAACGGTCAGCAGATCGCCGTCGCCTACACGGTGGCCGCGCTCGTCGCGTCGATCGCGTACGCGGCGCTCTTCCTGCTGCTGGGCACGGTGTCCCGGCACGCGGTGGTCCTCGGGCTCGTCTACGCCCTGGTCTGGGAGGCCCTGTTCGGTTCCCTGGTGCCGGGCGCGCGCACGCTGAGCGTCCAGCAGTGGTCGCTGGCCGTGGCCCACAAGGTGGCCGGCGGGGACCTGGTGACGTCGGACGTCGGACTGCCGACGGCGACGGTGCTGCTGGTCGTGGTCACCGTGCTGGCCACCTGGTTCGCGGGCCAGAAGCTGCGCTCGCTGACGCTGGCGGGCGAGGAGTAG